One Styela clava chromosome 4, kaStyClav1.hap1.2, whole genome shotgun sequence genomic window, tattttttacaattttctgttttattctcTTTAGGTTGATGTTGATCTTGCAAAATCGATCGCAAATCGACCAGAGTTAGAggaagaagatgaagaattgcGAAAAAAGTTATGGATGTTGATCGCGAGACATGTCGTACAAGAGAAAAAAGATATCAAACGTGCAATGCAGTTTTTACAGGTTTTCATCATatgctttttttctttttaaatgaaTGTCGATTTTGAAAACAGtgcttttttattaatatatggtATATATTTCATTTGCTTCCTtaggaaatttttttgaaattgttctCGATACCTTATGTTCTTTTAATGCTCTTTTCAATTTCAGGAGTCCGgtgatttattaaaaattgagGATATTTTGCCATTCTTCCCTGATTTTGTAACAATCGACCATTTCAAAGATGCATTGTGTGAATCACTGGATGAATATAACAAACATATTAAACAATtgaaggtaaaaaaaaaaattttcaaattaaattgacATTTTATAATCAATATTATTAGAAGTTAAGAAGTTAAAAAACTAAAAGgggtggaatttttttattttatgaagtATTAAAAAgtcatgaatttgaaaattaattagaTAGTTTAGAGCGAAGGCTGCTAAAATTTCTGGTAGCCCCATCTTTTACGCTGAGTATTGCTCCAGCAAAATGTCATGGCTCCGGCTCCCTATCCCGGTTAAGACGTGGTCGACTTGGATTGTTTTAAAGAAGTTCCCAGTTTCAATAATATGATGTTTGTTCATCATTCcattattttgtattgattgtTTCAGGATGAAATGAATGAGTCAACAGACAGTGCTCATGCAATCAGAGCTGACATTCAAGAAACAAGGTGAGAACTAAGAAACTAAACATAATGCAAGTCACTAGTCTTCTGGTAGTCGTTGCCATGAAATATCTCCATATAATATATTCATAGGCAACGCCGCCTAGATGTTGAAAATTTAAACCTAACTATAACTGTGTTGCAGGATTCAAATCCCTTGTCAACGGTGTACTAAATTGGGTAAACAATGCCGAACCGGAAAGATTCCATTCTGTCTAAAAATTTCAGACATCAGTGACTATGACCCTTTCGGAGCATAAGACCACATGTGCATCATATAAAAACGTCATCGAATCTACGGTATATCAAATGTGGGCTGTTTACTTTTTATTTGGTGCATCCCTGGGTATGTTATTTACTCAACCATAGATAACATAGCACTCAATTGAAACTTCTCATGTTTACAGAAATCATCATTTAGTTGTTGGAGGTTCAGATAAATGTGCTTTGTGCAATGGAATATTGTTATCGAGAGGTTTTTATGGATTTCCATGTTCACATTCATTCCACAGTGACTGCTTATGGAAAACGGTTACTCCTTATTTAACTCCTGATAAACAAGTTCGTGCTGATGAAATGCAAAGGGTATGTATGAAgtctgaaaaatttatttctaattttatatTAGAAAAATAACACAAATTTCTGTTCTTGTTCTTTTATTCTCAACATTGAACATCTAACTTTGACCTTATGAGACTCATTGACGCTACTTGAATTGTGTATCACTGTATTTACAGGTTTACTAATAAAGAttagatgaatttttttttcatttcacatATTGTTTGGTCGTTTATATCTGATTCATTCATGTGTTTAACCAAGCACAGGATTCAGGAATATGAAAAGCATTATAAATTGGCcaatatgtttaaaaataatggGGTTTCAAGTCTCAAACAATGACATTATTTTCCTAAATAGTGGATTATTTGTGAATCGTCAACATTTTCGTGTTTCAAAGAAGTGTAGACATCTTCAAATTAGGGATGTGAAAATTTTCAAACGGTGGCAATTATTTTTCCCAAATGTACCTAGATTCAAATATCCATATCAATATCATGTTGTATTAGAAGTACAGTTTGAGAATTTTCATCGGCACGTATGCGAATAGTCATGATGATGACGCTTCCGCGGATTGTTCCCCTTCTTTCCtattgcaaaattattgattCCTATCGTAAGACTGTTTTTTGCGGGTTGACGCTCACAAACTGGATTACATGTGTATATGCCAGTGGTTGGCAACCTATGGCCCGTTtcctgaattatagtaacaaaacagctgttttgactattatattctttacgaaacagaatttattgtgaggcaTGTGTAGACTAAAtcatattataacctaacaagtatatatttcacaattactcgtttaaagttaatgctaagtgcaaagggttcagtggcgccaaaaatattcaaatggaattttttaagatgcaatgaggaaataaaccTATATTCTATtcagagatgtatcactgcttaatttttattttaaaaagatttgtccgtttggttttcaactttctaaaaaatatgtgctgcccgccaatgacttgcaacccttaattgtGGCCCGctagcgacaaaaggttgccaaTCCCTGGTGTAAGCAATCTAAAGTTCAAAACCATGTATGCTAAAATTTTGATTGTTACATTACCTTTGTGATAGGCAGTCAGTGCTTTGGATAACATCATTAATTACAGTCAAGTATGAGATATGGACAAATTTTGCATTCAAGTGGAAAGAATCTTTAAATTTTATTGAGTTGCTCAAGCTGAAATACATAACCAATAAGACCTCTTTTTAGGAATTGAATGCTTTAAACCAATCCAGTTCCATTCAAGATCAAAGTGGAGCTAAAGACAGTAAAAGACGAAGACAAGAAATTGTTTTTGAGCTGGATGAATTGATCGCAACAGAGTGTGCTTACTGTGGTGAAATCGCAATCAATTCTATTGATGAGCTATTTATTGATCCTCAAAAGTATGATGATGTTGTTTCAAGTTGGTCGTGATTAGTTGGTTATTCATTTTCGTGACTATGTAGCAATCTTGTGACGGCGTTAtgattttttcttttgaatGTGCAATTTGTATGATTTTCATTGATATATTTCAGCGAATCGATATAATAAAAGTATAACTAAATAGTTTTGTGTGATACAAAAATATACTGCAAGTCTCTTGGAGTATGTATAAAACAATGATGGCTAACTATTGTAACTAATAAATCCTTCAACCAGAATATACGGTAGGTACACTTTGCAAGATGTAGGGAGCAGCCGAAgtagattaaattaaaaatagctACAAGCTATATGGTGACTAGGAGATTTGTAATCTTTTGAAGCCGGAGATACCACCCCATTAGCCAATAAGGttgcacaataaaaaatagttgcCCAATTTGACAATAAGCACACTGTATTCTCTCTGCTACTCTGGAGGAAACAGTTGCTGTACGCAAATTGTAATGGAAGATTGTTCCATGTCATGAATGAAATTAACCTCTTGATGACTGCAGTTTTTTTATTTGACACCGTTGCTTCACACAGATTCTGCAGCATCCAAAATCACAAATACTTAATTGTATGTTACATAGTGTGATACCTATCATGGTTTACTTATTGTACAGCCGAAAAAACAGGAAAGTTTCATCATTACAATAGTCCTAAATCAGGCAGTGGAGTTAGCTTTGAGATTTTATGCGGTTATAGAAGTCTAATTTTCAAACTCTTCACATAAAAATACGAACCAAAGTATATTTACTCTTAGACTAAagccaaacttttttgaaaccGGGAGTTTGGGTCACCCCAAACGATAGGTATCCAACTTGAATTGTCCAGGTTTTTCACTAGAGAGCCAATCAGCAAATTTGATTAAATTATCAGAATTTTTGCCAACAGGTCTGCACAAAAACACCCTTCCAATAGTGAGGTATACCAACCGACCATTTCATTAAAGCAACAAGTGCGTGCACGCTCCGATAAATTCATTCGTATCAAACAGTTATCACCGCCTGTCATAAAGGCTATGTTATCTGGACAGCAACCAGAATACTATTCATAAAACCTTGCACTAAAAATCAGCCTTAATATTAAAGCCAGATAGAAATAACCAATAATGATCTTTGAaggatattcaaaatttattcatttataaaaCAAATTATGTTAAAGAGATGGCCAAATAATACAAAGCTACCAAGTTCCTACACTTTTGTTAGTTCCTGTAAAAGGATCGTGGTATTCAGAAATCATATCAGATGATATTTCTGTAGAGTCTCTTTTCATTGCAATATAATCGATTTCCAACTGAAAAGGACCTTGAATATCATCCAGGAGTAAAAATCTGAAACTTGATACCTGAAAAAGATGAgagattttttgaataatagcataaaataataaagcatGATCAAATATTCAGGCATCGAAGACAAAAAATTTTCCCACAAATTTCCCAAAACCATGTCCTGAAAAAAGCTGGAACGCCTACTGGACCTGTGTGTAGTTTAGTACCATAAGTACTTCTAGTCTAGTATATTGTCATGTCACAGTgatataatttttggatgacgtagtcaggaaCGACATGCAAAAGTACACTACACTAGACTCCCGGTTGTCTACCGTACCCTTCTCAAAAACCTTCTTATATTCACATTGAGTTCGTAGTAAAATTAAAAACTGCTATAACGATCTataggtccactttgtgtccaacaaTTCAAATGTGTAAATATAACAGCATTGTACGAAGATATCCATTATAGAAACGAATAATCAACTTGTTTTTTCTGCTTCGCAGAATAGAATCCATAGTATGTCAATGACATTTAAGTTTTTGTTGATCACAATATAATTAATCACTTCTGTTCATCTCAACTTTCCATTTTTTCACTGCATTTCTGAATTCACATTCATTGAACATACATGTTTTCTGATAATCGTCAACcaattagaaaaatattcaatatatcacATTTTCTGTTACAGAGTTGCTTGCTTGAGAAGTATTACTACATGATCTAAAAGTAATTAGCTATATATGGTCATATACTCACATTATTTTGTGACAAAGGACTCTGTTGCATAAGATACATACTGCTCTTTGATGCAATAAATTTTCCATAGGGTAActgaaacaataatattattctttTATTATATTGTATATCATGGCTGTAGATTCGGGAAATTTGAAATCAACCCCAGActccaaaacaattttttaatccTTCTCCAAGTCCAAACTctaagaaaatcaaattttgatacaaaaaaCTAACTTAAATAGATGACAGAACAATATATCATCTTTGAGTTTCtgtagaaaattttgactttttattGTCGTCATTGAATGTCTGAAACTCCAAAGAGTTCTAAAATATGACTTGGACTCTAATAAAAGCATGCCAAACTTCGCAGCCATTCTTTATATCCTATTTGACAACCTACTTAGTTTCACAGAAAATCGCATGATCACAACATGCATTAGAAAATCAGACACATCATGCTTGGATTTCCTTAAATTTACCCACAGTACAAAGATAGGATTGGGAAATAGAAAAACACACCTTAATTGTCTGCCACTCAGGCCCTCCTCTTGTATGTATAGGTGTTAGATAAATAACATCAAAACCCATATATGGACCTTCACagtttatttcaaacaaatatcttCTTCCATCGCCACGAAGtcgaatttcaaaacaattaaaagttgaaatattcagaaaatcAGGCAATCCCGAAACGTTCTGAAGCAAGAAACAGAATAAAGCTACATTATTAGCTAGCCATATTTGTGATAAGTAGGTATATCATGTTGCTTATATATTTTGCTATGAGTGAGGCTCTGCATAGGTATCGACTGTTAAGAAAGGGCGAAAATCATTCTGGTTTGGCACTACCAACCCAATATATTACACCCTGGATGAGGTGGGTGGCTTGTGATTTAAAACTGAGGTTTTAACCTGCGGTGTCATCATGGTTGAGTCTATCGCACCCATCTACACATTCTGATCGAATGTTAGAAATAACGTCCAAGTGCCAACAAATCAGGTGAAATTGGAGAAAAGAAAGAATTTATATAAATTGGCTCATAAACTAATAAggcttttatatatttttgcgcATAAACCACTAAGGCATTTGGTAAAGTAAACAGCCCGGAATGGCTGCTCGTGCAAAACCTTTTTCAGGGTGAGCGTGTGCAGATCCTTGTTTGGAGCCAGACGGTGCATAAATATGCTGTATAAAAAGACtttattactgcattgtccTATAACAGTTTCATATGAGGCATTTTGGTATATTGCTCCAATAGCCCTGATATAAGCTTATCAAACGATTGAGTTTTAAGGTTAAGTTTATTTACTGCTAAGTGAAAGTAGACTTAACTCAATTCCATACATACCACAAAAGGTTTTGTCTCCAGTAGTGCAAATCCTCTGtagttttgtttcatttcaaGTTTATCATGGGCAGAGGGCATCATAACTTTAGGTAATTTTTGACTGATATATCCCCGAAAAGCTGCGGTCATTCCGTTGTCACCTTGGACGAATTCTGCCCAACTTTTACCCCCGAGTTCTTTGTCAGTTACTGTATACCAGTGTTCTAAGTCATCTCTTTCtcgaaaataatataaaatttcatcgTCTCTAAAATATTTTGACCTGCCTCTACTTTCTCTGTTAGATTTTACGCCTTCTTCCATTACTTGTCTTATTTCAGCTAATTTGACAGCGACGTTATCCCATTGTAATCCAGGGTGTGTGTATGATCGAtgtttcttttctttttctatAACGATATCCTTTGATGATGAATCATTTGTCTTCATTCGAACATGAATTTGAGAAGATATTGAAGTTGTAATACATCCTTTTGAAAGTGAAGATTTTTGAAACATTTGATAGCATTGTTGAAATAATCCTCTACTTTTGGACATTATTGTTTATCtagttttattattaaatataaatctaaaaatgaaattatatcaGTAATATTTCACCAATTGCACATACCACAAAATTTATCGGCCTCCATGGTCATATAAACCACCCGTATTCAAGTATGTATACATTCGAAACGATTTCACTAATACCTGTCCACATGATAATATGTGATTAGAATTTGAAACAGATGCATAGACAAATTATTGTTAAAATGGCTGACCATATAGACTGTCATTTCCAAATGGATGAATAGGTACAGGTAAATATGAAACACACACTGGCTCATGTTTGcaagaaatattatttcaacCAATAAAATGTCTGGcctaaaaaaacaaataaaatattcttaaattcatttttttcaaatcatttttatattgaagcagcagcttaatcatatagcaGACCACATCCTCTTACAGATACCAGTTCAAGCCGG contains:
- the LOC120326738 gene encoding complex I intermediate-associated protein 30, mitochondrial-like, with protein sequence MSKSRGLFQQCYQMFQKSSLSKGCITTSISSQIHVRMKTNDSSSKDIVIEKEKKHRSYTHPGLQWDNVAVKLAEIRQVMEEGVKSNRESRGRSKYFRDDEILYYFRERDDLEHWYTVTDKELGGKSWAEFVQGDNGMTAAFRGYISQKLPKVMMPSAHDKLEMKQNYRGFALLETKPFVNVSGLPDFLNISTFNCFEIRLRGDGRRYLFEINCEGPYMGFDVIYLTPIHTRGGPEWQTIKLPYGKFIASKSSMYLMQQSPLSQNNVSSFRFLLLDDIQGPFQLEIDYIAMKRDSTEISSDMISEYHDPFTGTNKSVGTW